The genome window CTGCAGTCGGCCGCGGCCGGCCAGTCCGTGACCCTGGTGCTGAACGAATACGTGGACGTGTCGCGCGGCGACGTGCTGTCTTCGAGCGAACAGCCGGCGACCCTGCTCAAGCAGGTGGTGGCCGACGTCTGCTGGATGGCCGACGAGCCGCTCGACCTGCGCCGCAAGTACTGGCTCAAGCACGGCACCCGCCAGACCGCCGCCAAGGTGACCCGGGTCGACAGCATCCTGGACGTCAACACGCAGCAGCGCCACGCTGCCGAGGGCCTGAAGCTGAACGACATCGCGCGCATCGGCCTGACCGTGCAGCAGCCGCTGGCGGCCGACGCCTATGACGAGATCCGCGCCACCGGCGCCTTCATCCTGATCGACGAAGTGACCCACCAGACCGTGGCAGCAGGTATGATCCGTCTGGAGCAATAGTTCTAGAAAGGATCTGCATGGGGGCCTTGGGCAAAGTTTACCTGGTGGGAGCGGGCCCCGGCGCGGCCGACCTGATCACCGTGCGCGGTGCGCGCCTGCTGGCCCAGGCCGAGGTGGTGCTCTACGACGCCCTGGTCACCCCCGAGATGCTGGCCCTGTGCGCCCAGGCCGAGAAGATCTCGGTCGGCAAGCGTTCCGGCCAGCGTTCCACCGCCCAGACCCTGATCAACCAGCAGCTGGTCGACTGCGCCCGCAAATACCGCCACGTGGTCCGCCTCAAGGGCGGCGACCCGATGCTGTTCGGGCGCGCCGACGAAGAGCTGCGCGCGCTGGAAGCCGAAGGCATCGAGGTCGAGGTGGTGCCCGGCATCACGACCGCGGTGGCCGCCGCCGCCGCCACCCTCCAGCCGCTGACCAAGCGCGGCGTGGCGCGCAGCGTCGCCTTCTTCACCTCGAGCACCGCGCCCGACGAGCCTGATCATCCGGCCCTTCCCGAAACCGATACCCTGGTCCAGTACATGGGCGGCCGCGAGGCGGCCGCCACGGCCGAGCGCCTGCTGGCCGAAGGACGCCGCCCCGACCTGCCGGTGGTGGTGGTGGAAAACTGCAGCCGCCCCGACCAGCGCATCCTGCGCCTCTCCCTGAAGGACCTGGCCCAGGGCCTGGAACCCGGCCACGGGCCGGTGCTGGTCATGCTGGGCGAAGCGCTGGCGCGGCGCGAACACCAGAAGGGCGACTAGGCGCCCTCCTCCTGCGCCCGGGGTTCAGCCCCAGGGCGTGAACTCGATCCCGTGCTGGATCGCGCCGATCACCTGGGTCTGGTTCTCCCCGCTTTCGCTGAAGAAGGCCAGCACCTGCTGGCGGCCCTGGCCCTGCTCGAGGGCCCCTAGCCAGTAGTCGCGCCCCGGGACGTCGAGCTGGCGGTGCAGCACGTTCTGGTACAGCAGCTCGACGAAGCGCGCGTCGCTGGCGTCGGCGCCGTACAGGTCGGCGAACTCCTTGCTCGCGGCGAAGCCCGCCGCCACGCTCTCCAGGCTGGCGCCGCCATCCATCATCTTGATCCAGTAGCCCATGCCGGCCTTGTCCGGCGCGCGGTCGAAGGCGGCCTGGTACAGCCGGTAGGCCTGGCCCGCCACGCCCTCGATGTCGAGGGCCACCGACACGTCGCTGAAGTGCACGCGCTCGACGTTGACCAGGGTGTCGCTGCCGCTGCCGCCCTTGCGGTCGCTGACGATGGCCGCCCCGGCCTCGCGTGTGATCGCGAACATGGACCTGGCGCCGCCGTAGCTGATGCTGTCGATGCCGCCCAGCCCGTCGATCTTGTGGTCGCCCGCGGCGGCCTTGAAGCTGTTGCTCCGGTCGCTGCCGTAGGTGGCTGCGGCGCCGCCCGCACTCGCGCCGGCGCTGCCGCCGGCCGATGCGCCCGCACCCGCGGAGGGCGCCAGCCCTGCGCTCGCGGCGGGGGCCGGGGCCGGTTTGCTGACCACAGCCAGGGGCGCGGTGACGACCGGCGTCACGAGCTCGGGCGCCGCGGCGGCCGGCGCGCTGGCCGCCGGCGCCAGCGCGCCTTCCAGGACGCGCGCTTCGACCTGCACCGCGCCGTTGGCCTGGGTGTCGATCCAGGCCGTGGCGAAGCCGCCGTTAGCCAGCGCGCTCAGGACCGGGCTGGCCTGGTCGCCCGCGCGTGATTCGTTGATGGCGAATTCGCGCGCGTCGATGGCGCTGCCGTCGGCGCCGAAGCGGCGCCCGAAGATGCCGTTGCCGTCGAAGTCGCCGCTCTGCGACTGCCAGGCGAGGGCAAAGCCGCCGTCGCTCAGGGCCGTGACCGAGACGTCGTAGCGCCCGCCGCCGCTGTCGAGATTGGCCTGCGCCATCGCGCCCAGGCGGTTGCCGGCGGCGTCGAAGCGCTGGAAGAAGATGTCGCTGACGCCGAAGCCGAAGGGCGAGTTCAGGTAGCTGTCCCAGGCCACCACCATGCTGCCGTCCTTGAGGACGCTCAGCTCCGGCAGCGGGGCCGCGGTGCCGATGCTGGCGGCGTAGCCGTCGCCGCTGGCCAGGATCACCGGGCCGCCGTTCTGGGCCAGGTAGACGTTGCCGTCGTTGATTTCGCCCCAGCTCACGACGTAGCTTGCGCCCTTGGCGGCGAGCGCCGGACTGAAGGCGCTGCCCAGGGTCCCGTAGACCTGTTCCGGGCCCAGGTTGCCGGCGGCGTCGGCGCTGCGCACGTGCACCTGCCCGCCGGCGCGCCAGGCCAGGGCGAAGCCACCGCCCTGCAGGGCCACCACGTCCGGCATGGCGCTGTCGCCGGTCGCGCCGGCGTCGGCGAACTGCTGGGGGCCGGCCTTGCCGGCCGCGTCCACGATGCGGTAGGCGATGCGGGCGTCGGCACCGGCGCCGACCGTGTAGGCGGTCACGAAGCGGCCGCCGTCCAGGGCCGCCACGCTGGGCGCTCCTTCGGGCACGCCATCGGCGCTGGGCGTCAGGGCGAAGGCGGCGCCGCGCGCATTGCCGACGGCGTCGCGCAACTGGGCCCACAAGGCCTGGTCGGCGCCCTGCCAGACGGCCGCGAAGCCGCCGTCGGACAGGGTGGCCAGGGCCGGATTGGCGCTGCCCGATGCGGCGCCCAGGGACAGGTCGGCGCCGAAGCGGTCCAGTTCGCGCGTGGTGCCCGGCTCGACGGTGAAGACCAGGGTCTCGGCGAAGCCGCGGCCCGGGAGCGGGTTGCCGGAGCCGTCGATCTGGTAGCGGTCGTAGTAGTGCACCGTCACAGAGGTGGAGCCGCCGGCGGCCGGCAACTGGCTGGCGTCGGCCACGACCAGGCGGGCCGAGGTGTCGGTGGCGGGGTTGTAGACGATGCTGAACAGGCCGGGGTTGTGCTGGGCGTCGATGAACCAGCGGCCGCCGGTCAGGAG of Massilia sp. KIM contains these proteins:
- the cobA gene encoding uroporphyrinogen-III C-methyltransferase; translation: MGALGKVYLVGAGPGAADLITVRGARLLAQAEVVLYDALVTPEMLALCAQAEKISVGKRSGQRSTAQTLINQQLVDCARKYRHVVRLKGGDPMLFGRADEELRALEAEGIEVEVVPGITTAVAAAAATLQPLTKRGVARSVAFFTSSTAPDEPDHPALPETDTLVQYMGGREAAATAERLLAEGRRPDLPVVVVENCSRPDQRILRLSLKDLAQGLEPGHGPVLVMLGEALARREHQKGD
- a CDS encoding DUF4214 domain-containing protein; translation: MSTDIDYAPTGILDDRDTLFTTLRNGDLAATMTAIDTGLLTGGRWFIDAQHNPGLFSIVYNPATDTSARLVVADASQLPAAGGSTSVTVHYYDRYQIDGSGNPLPGRGFAETLVFTVEPGTTRELDRFGADLSLGAASGSANPALATLSDGGFAAVWQGADQALWAQLRDAVGNARGAAFALTPSADGVPEGAPSVAALDGGRFVTAYTVGAGADARIAYRIVDAAGKAGPQQFADAGATGDSAMPDVVALQGGGFALAWRAGGQVHVRSADAAGNLGPEQVYGTLGSAFSPALAAKGASYVVSWGEINDGNVYLAQNGGPVILASGDGYAASIGTAAPLPELSVLKDGSMVVAWDSYLNSPFGFGVSDIFFQRFDAAGNRLGAMAQANLDSGGGRYDVSVTALSDGGFALAWQSQSGDFDGNGIFGRRFGADGSAIDAREFAINESRAGDQASPVLSALANGGFATAWIDTQANGAVQVEARVLEGALAPAASAPAAAAPELVTPVVTAPLAVVSKPAPAPAASAGLAPSAGAGASAGGSAGASAGGAAATYGSDRSNSFKAAAGDHKIDGLGGIDSISYGGARSMFAITREAGAAIVSDRKGGSGSDTLVNVERVHFSDVSVALDIEGVAGQAYRLYQAAFDRAPDKAGMGYWIKMMDGGASLESVAAGFAASKEFADLYGADASDARFVELLYQNVLHRQLDVPGRDYWLGALEQGQGRQQVLAFFSESGENQTQVIGAIQHGIEFTPWG